The stretch of DNA CACCCACATCGTTAACGAGCGAAACGACAACTTCACCAGGAACAAGCGCACTGACACCCACGTCGTTAACGAGTGAAACAACAACTTCACCAGGAACAAGCGCACTGACACCCACGTTGTTAACGAGCGAAACAACAACTTCACCAGGAACAAGCGCAGTGACACCCACGTTGTTAACGAGCGAAACAACAACTTCACCAGGAACAAGCGCACTGACACCCACGTTGTTAACGAGTGAAACAACAACTTCACCAGGAACAAGCGCAGTGACACCCACGTCGTTAACGAGCGAAACGACAACTTCACCAGGAACAAGCGCAGTGACACCCACGTCGTTAACGAGCGAAACAACAACTTCACCAGGAACAAGCGCACTGACACCCACGTCGTTAACGAGTGAAACAACAACTTCACCAGGAACAAGTGCACTGACACCCACATCATTAACGAGTGAAACAACAACTTCACCAGGAACAAGCGCAGTGACACCCACTTTGTTAACGAGTGAAACAACAACTTCACCAGGAACAAGTGCAGTGACACCCACGTCGTTAACGAGCGAAACAACAACTTCACCAGGAACAAGCGCAGTGACACCCACGTTGTTAACGAGCGAAACAACAACCTCTCCGGGAACAAGCGCACTGACACCCACGTCGTTAACGAGCGAATCAACAACTTCACCGGGAACAACTCTACCGGGACCCTTATAATTAACGAGTGAAACAACTTCACTAGGAACAAGCACAGTGACATCCTCATCGTTACTGAGTGAAACAACAGCAACTTCACTAAAAAAAAGCCTGCCAACACTGGTGGCATAAATAAATGAGACATCGGCACCGACAACTTCTCCAGGAACAAGCAATCAGACACCAACGTCACCGCTAGGGAAGCCCCGCCCATCGGCCTGATCCCACCTACTCCTGACCAGATCCTCCCACCACTCAGATCAGATGCACTCATGACAGACCAGTCTGTGGGGGCTTTCCTGTGAGCTCCAGGACGCCAGATGCCAATACGATAACCCTCGTGATATCTATAAGTGAGGCAACGTAACATTCTGCTAGGCTCTGCTTTCGACTTTTCATTTAGGGAAGCTTTGTCAAACCTCCTGAAGATTTTTCTTTGTATCCTTTCCCTTCCTACTTCATTCCTTGGTGCTGCTCTTTTATATTCTGTCATTGAGACATGACGTCAACAAAGTACTGACGTGGAAGTGAAACATAATTGGAGACTTGCCCATGGAAAGAATCGTTCTTTGAGACgttgaaaagaataacaaaagtCAAAAAGGATCTTTATGAATTGGGATGCTGATCATCTGGCAAATAAGTTACCATCCCAAAAGAGAAAACTCTCTATCAGTAGACAATTTCTAGAAAAATACATTCCGAAGACTTATCCCTTCAAGTCTTTAAAACCAACATTGGAAGCAAACATATCTGTGCTAAAAATGAGCTCTAGGTGTCAAAGGAATTTTGATTGCATTGTATCTCTTAATTTCATTCTAACGAGAGGATGATGAATTTCCTTCAAAGCACAActcattttcttcccttttttaatGTTGATGAGTTCAGCATTCACATTGGTAGGTGTGCttgctttcatttttctatttcttggCTTTGCCGATGGGACTTCAATAATCTTTGAAAGATTCCCTAGCAAGCTAATGGCAATAAGAATGTTAATGGTTAATTAAGCCCTCGAAATTTCGTCATCCAATTTCTCCGTCTGCCAAGAGTGACACTGGAGGAACCCCCGTAGCTGAAGTGTGTCCAAAGGGGGAATCGAGCACAGAGCCGATACCACCTGAAACTTACTCATGTGCCACCATATAGTGACAGGATTGATCCCAGGACCGAACCTGCAAAAAAGGCTTCTTAAAACAATGAACAGTATATCAGTTGAATGAGTTTTGGGCTGAACTATCCATGTAAAAGTGACAATTTTCACTGGATGATATCAACGCTGAACCATCAATATTCTTGAATTACTACCAATATCTAGTCATCAATTGCCAGTACACTTATGAGCTTTGTATCCATGGCATTATAGAGTGCAATATCAACGAAgcttatgatatatatttgatttgaaaTTGCAAACTACTTAAACAGCATTTGCTTTTTGTGATAGCTTTTGATAATACATCGGTGTTTTGGTTTGTTGATAATTTCAGTGACAAATCTTTATGTTTTGTTTGgttcaagtgattttttttacaaGGCTTACTTTATGTAACTGCAAACTTTGGAGCGTTTGAAGACTTGTTAGATGAAACTGTGTCTGTAACtaattggtatatatatgtatatattatatatatatattatatatatatatatatatatatatatatatgccttaagatttaaattaatattcctatttatataaataattcaatgtGTAATGAAATTGCTAGAAATCACGCTTCAAAAAATCTATAATCACATTACTATAACTGATTCGCTTAAGGTAGATTtgcggatgagccttattcttactagacgtttgtttggtggccgctgattggctggtaccgggaggtaggcagctcccagccaatcagcggccgccaaactaacgtctcgtaggcatagggatcacccaagaatctaccttaagtgaaccagttatagtactGTTATAGCTTCTATTATCCAGTGTTTTACCTGAAATTCCCGCTGTTTGACATCTATTAAATCACGGAGAGGATTCTGATGTTTCGTCTTCCTAAACGGCTAATACTCTTTGATTatgttttattactattattattattgctgtccaaagtatttatactgtattatcattactagcaatctatgggcataaccagccccgtttcacgggcagaatcaGCTCCATTTTAGGGAATCCCTTCTTACTTACCCCCACCCACTTCGGAGAGGTGGGGTtaggtaggatgaaactccattataaaccatcttaggggtcccaactataaccctgccaagtttcatgcccattggaccggctgtttggccgtgattgaatgacagacggacagacagacataatgtCCACTATATTAAGattgttattgctattattattataatttagagACGAATCAGTATGGGTTAATAATTATCATTGCAAATGCAACTTATGATAAGATGTTATAGATGAGATTGGATAGTAAAAATGTTAACAATAagaaagtattaatatatatatatatatatatatatatatatatatatatatatgtgtgtgtatatatctatatatattatatatatatatatatatatatatatatatattaatatataatatatataatatataatattagaatatatatatatatatataatatatatttatattatatatatattattatatataatatatgtaatatatatatatatacttattatatatatattatattatattatatatatatattatatttatatataatatatatatatatatatatcttcttcttcttcttcttcttcttcctagcttaatcccatttttatatggggtcgccattgcgaatgagtcgtctccatcgatttctgtcctgtgcctcgttcttatttatacctttcaattccatatcttcccctacagaatcacgccatctctttcttggtcttcccttcttccttctaccccgcacttccatttccatcgtatgtcttccaacatgacgttcctcccttcgtaacaggtgacCATACCAtggaagccttccttcctgtattttcttcgatatttcagctacctttgtcgatcctcttatatactcatttctaatcctatcttccattgttactcccgacatccatctcaacattctcatttctgctacatccatcttcttctcctctgttttcctcatacttgctgtttctgttccatagaACATTGCTGGTTTGACCACCGttctatggaactttcctttcaatttcagagggactttcttgtcacagaggacccctgatgcaggaactttcctttcaatttcagagggactttcttgtcacagaggacccctgatgcagacctccagttattccatcctgcctgaattcgatgtctcacctcttggtccatgcttccactgtcctctaatacggaccctaagtacttgaacttctgtactttctttatttcttccccacccaatcttatgctacttccaccgtcctcagtaatactagaacacatatattcggtttttgatctgcttattctcattcctctctcctcaagtgctgcccTCCACCTCTCCAatctcccctccaactcctccttcccctctgaacacaacacaatgtcatccgcgtataatatttaccatggcactgcttctctaacatccctggtcattacatccatcacgatgttgaagatgaatgggctaagtgctgacccttggtgtaatccaactcctatctcaaatccatccgtctttccaatccaacactactcctcactctagtatacacattcctgtacatctcctgaataattctgacatacttttccggcaccatcttctccctcaagcatctccatatttcttgccttggcactctgtcataggccttttcaaggtctatgaataccagatgcaggtatcgttgtttttctctgaatttctccattagctgccttatgcaaaatattccatccgttgtgccgcttcccttcataaatcctatctattattctttccaaaatcttcaacgtgtgagacattagttttatacctctataattactgcattcctggacatcacctttacctttaaatataggtatcaatatgctttcccgccattcttctggtatcttttcctgttcgaatatttttaccatcagatcatacaagatgtctaccccttcctctcctaaggctttccaaacttcgactgggattaagtcaggtcctgttgccttcccattcctcattctttttaaggctcgtatcacttcatccctagatatccccattaccattcccatgtttacttgtccatcctctcttacaagtctttcattttcttcatttagcagttgttcgaaatactctttccatcttttcaggatgtcttcttccttttctatgaccgtaccattcctatctttcatttgcttaatatgggtgatatcctttgttcttttatttcttacttttgacagtttgagcatcttactcaacccttccttggtttccagttcattataaacctctttatatgcccttgccttagcttgagctaccaccctttttacttctttgtttctttctcttaatctttccctgtcctcctgcagctgtgactcttcaaatctcttctttgcctcccttttacccttcaccacttcccccacctcttctccccactaccagctctccttttcctcccatactattccagatgcttcccctagtatctcctttccatgtcttctaatcactgatgcattatgcctccaccattttctcacatcttcaattcccagatcaacctctcccagcactcttgtcctgaactctctcttcttatcattatccctccctaacaatttataccacttcactttctttaccccattcgttttcgttttcttttctcttttcatctttaaattcatacaaaggagcctatgttggggggccacgtggtcacctgggataactttacaattcctaacttccaccagccttgatctattgtaaaggaggtaacctatttgtgtgcatctaccgccactcctgtatgttatcaagtgctccctcttctttttgaagaatgtgttcactattgccatatcaaagaacacggcaaagtctactatactctctccttctgggtttctctccccaatcccatgtcctccatgcacacgttcaattacatccttttcatttccgacatgtccattaaagtctgcccccactacagtcctctcctgctcttccagttcttgcgttacctcactcatttcgttccaaaaacggctcttttcttcctctgtgcagcccacttgtggagcataagcgctaatgatgttcattgtttcccctccataacatatcttcactcataatgcggtcattctttctactcacttccgtcactgcatttttcatttcccccgacaacactacaccaacaccattcctaccctgctcatttgctcccagttctttagctttattacccttccatcgagtttcctgcacacacaaaatatccactctctttatcctcatcaactccgccaactctcttcctcttcctgtcatagacccaatattgagctggcctattctgatcacatttagagctcgcttctttagctgcacccgctcatatatatatatatatatatattatatatatatatatatatatatagatatatatatatatatatatatatgtgtgtgtgtgtgtgtgtgtgtttaatgaggcggccaatgtattttttttatatgtgtaagCTGTTtatgtgagctgtggctaggctggtgctagcattagaggtggccgagcaatctgttACATAAAGGAGGGATTTGctgtgatatattttaaatatgcaGTTGTAATATGAGATggtgtgacatttcttagaatgttgactcatcatttaacttccctagagacagagtgttcgagtgacgagcttaggaatgctgacatgtctttttgagtGGTGTGCATGTCCTGTCTCTATGAGCActtgatacagaggtgactttgaaactggttactTGCAGTTACCTGGGGCCTGAACATTGTGGACAATGGGCATGAGTTCGTACGTTCGTGCGAGCTTTTCCCCCAACATATGAGAGTGTTAGATTACCATGAAGGGGAGACCATTACAgagaggcggcagagccaagatggcttctgtgAACAGTACTTTTAGTATAGTGTTGcgcatattgtgttgaatgggtaagaatatcttgtttttcatGGTTTGAACGCTTCTTGAGGCTTTGTTGTTTTAGAGATTAAAGATTTAAGAAGATTTAGTGGTGGAAGATTCAGGCCTACTTGGATGAGAAGAGCCAGTGGCTGACTTTACCGGGGCTCTGCGTCACCTGGCTCTGGAGACTAAGTGGAGGATGAGGCCGATAAACTCACTTTCACAATCATCTGTATAACCAAAGGACACCTGTATACAAAATGTGCTTCCCAACACCGGAGAACAAATGCGACAAAGAGCCGTTGGGACGTGACACAGGGAACGAAAACCCACTGTGGCCTATTAATCTCACCTCTCGGCTATTGTGAGACCTGAGCAGGAAAACCTAGCTACCTGTAAATTGTGTACCAGGTGTAATGACTGTCCCCCAGAAAACCGTAGCTCACTAACCATCGGCTTGACCACAGCTGAGCAGGTCCGCCGCACCCAGCCTAGTGTTTAGAAGACTGGAGCTCAGTTTTTGACTCAGGCATCACACTAAGTATAGAGTCACGTTTGTCCTATTTTCTAACTATCTTGGTGGTTAACAAACCCTTCAGGTAGTTGTCAAGTTAGCTGAAACGGGGCATTGCTTAGAAAGATATGTATGTGAGTGAATACCAAATTGTAACAACAGGCAGACGTTCAGTAACTTATCACTTCCGTTGGGACCCAGTGGGACACAGTTCTGAAGAACGGCACTGaaataaagaaagttttttttttttcgtgtgagtTTGAAATTCGCCACATTTGGACGGCCCTTGTGACCAATTGTTTGTCTAATTCCTTCTAAGAATGTAGCTGCAGGTCTGTATAACATTCTTCGTTTGGGAAACATTGGTGTCTTACCCTGAACCATATTGTTTGTAAAGAAGTGTTGAGATATCTAAATAAAAAGCAGTTATTTGGCTTTCTAGCTGATGTATGaatgaagaacaacaacaagaagaagaaggagaagaagaaaaagaagaagaaaagaacacGAACAAGCGTTGGAGAAAGGGCTAGACATAAGCTGTGTGTTGGTTCGACTGCTTCCTAATCAGTAGGGCAACATACAAGCACacaatgtatgtataaaattatatgcTAATTTCAGTACTTATATTCATCACtgatcataataatataaaaatttaaaatctaatattaattatatgtaacatgaaaaaattaatgtaataatCAAACTACTTCACTCCCATGCTCATAAACTGCAGTTGATGCAGGTGGTGCTTGAGGACTTTCGTTCCCTCCCCGTTGGCCAACTATTTCGTTTTTGATCTTGGAAATAATTCTTTTCCCTCTCCAGAAAGACGAGGACGCAGCTTTTGAGGGATGTCAAGCATGTGTGACCAAAGTCGGTATTTTCACTTCTGCTATCGAAAGAATTTATGTTAGATAGCATTATTTTCCTAAGAGATATCccagcatatctatatatatatatatagtatatattatatatatatatatatatatatatatatatatatatatatatatatatatatatatatatatatatatatatatatatatatatatatatatatatatatatatatatatatatatatgtaaatatatacacacacacacacacacacacacacacacacacatatatatatatatatatatatatatatatatatatatatatatatatatatatatatatatatatatatatatatacagggtgtctcaaaaaatgtactcactcttagaattatgagaaaacctttatttatggacatagagcgaaatgaaatagcatcgaatacatgggacaaatgtgtttgaagaatcatgtttgcgaatgttcaaattgatgaccattattgtccagacaacgctgataacgcgcaccaagggattcgcaaacgtcgcgaaacatgtcattaggaataTCACGACATTGTCTTTCTGCTTCAAATTTGTCTCTGATGCGCGCAATGGTCCGACGCGTGGGTGGCGGTTTTGCAAATTGATTTGTGAACCGGTGTTGCACTTCAGTGGCGTTTTCAGTCTTCCAATAGCATTTCAGGACAAACTTTCTTTCTTCGAAACTAAGTTGATTTCCTGCCATAGCTTCAGTAATTCAGGATATCTGCAACACAAAAAAAGACTGAGTACATTTATAATAgtcatcaatttgaacatttgtctcatgtattcgatgctatttcatttcgctctatgtccataaataaaggttttctcataattctaagagtgagtacatttttttgagacaccctgtatatatatatatatcgttagaaGGGTGGCGTGGTCATATTTCCATAGAGATAGAATTGTATTTAGGCACAAAATCCTAATTTATCACCATGTGTAGGGAAATGTTGACACATTTTTGTTATCCCAGGAGGAGAGGCATTCCAGATAGAtgttattattgtcattgttataaatatgataataaaaactattattatcataCTACCGAGGGTCTGATATCTTATATATTGTATCTTATATTGCACTGACTGCTTATGGTGATGGCTTATTCTGTCTGTCCTcactctgaatcctctccttaATTTCCATAAGATATGTTTCCATAATTTtcatgtaatctatatataatattaaatacagCTCCTAAGCCTGATATTTCATTTGAAGTTATCGGAATTGAAATGTtgtgaaataaagtaaaagaggCAACTAAAAGATATTTCAATGTATCATTTGGCCATTTACAAGTAATATTATTAAGGATTTTGTGTCAATTTAAAAGTCTTAGTAACTGAAGTAGAACGAAGGTGAAATTGGTCTTAATTTTTGAGGATGTTAAATTGAACAGTTCTGTATAATTATATTACACTGTGTAACCTTCGTAACTTGTGTAACTTTTAAAAATCATATCGGTTTTTTGGAGGAAATGGTTCCTTCAccacgtccatttcttccttcaccAATTCAAGTACCTGATGCTCTTGCGACACTCTTTCATCTTTCAGCAAAAGCAACCACGAGTATAGAACCAACAAATGTGACATCAACAACGGGCAAAATTAAGACAACAAGGACCACACCAGTAAAGACTACCACAGCCTCATCGAGAACCACAACCAGTGGTGGGACATCCAAGACGACCCCAAGAACAACTGCGACCAGTCCAACGATGACTACGCTGAGAAGCACTACTCCCACTCCGGCTACATCCTCGAATGAGACAACAGAAACTTCAGCTGTACGAAGCACATCAACCATTGATACAAACTCGAGTGACGCAGCAACATCGACAGTGAGAAGCACACCCTTTCTGGATACAACTTCACCAACAGGGAGCAACAACATCTCAAGTATGAGTGAGACAGCAAGACCTTCTTCGCCAGTGACAATCACTCCTACCCTGGTTTCAACTTTGAGTTTCACAACACCAACTTCACCAGGAACGAGTACTACATTGGCACCCGCAAGGTTCACAAATGGGACAACAACAACTTTGTCGGAAGCAAGCGTAACTTCACCAGCAACAAACACCCTGTCACCTGCATCACTTGTAGGTGGGACAACTTCACCAGGAACAAGCACAATGACACCCACGTTGTTAACGAGTGAAGCAACAACTTCACTAGGAACAAGAGCAGTGACACCCACGTCGTTAATGAGCAAAACAACAACTTTACCAGGAACAAGCGCACTGTCACCCACGTCGTTAATGAGTGAAACAACTTCACCAGGAACAAGTGCACAGACACCCTCGTCATTAACGACTGAAACAACAATTTCACCAGGAACAAGCACAATGACACCCACGTTATTAACGAGTGAAACACCAACTTCACCAGGAACAAGCGCACTGACACCCATGTCGTTAACGAGTGAAACAACAACTTCACCAGGAACAAGTGCACTGACACCCACATTGTTAACAAGTGAAACAACAACTTCACCAGTAACAAGCACACTGACACCCACGTCGTTAACGAGTGAAAGAACAACTTCACCAGGAACAAGCGCAGTGACCCCCACGTCGTTAACGAGCAAAACAACAACTTCATCAGGAACAAGTGCACTGACACCCACGTTGTTAACAAGTGAAACAACAACTTCACCAGTAACAAGCGCACTGACACCCACGTCGTTAACGAGTCAAACAACAACTTCACCAGGAACAAGCGCACTGACACCCATGTCGTTAATGAGCGAAACAACAACTTCACCAGGAACAAGTGCACTGACACCCACATCGTTAACGAGTGAAACAACAACTTCACCAGGAACAAGTGCACTGACAATCACGTTGTTAAAGAGTGAAACAACAACTTCACCAGGAACAAGTACACTGACACCCACGCTGTTAACGAGCGAAACAACAACTTCACCAGGAACAAGCGCTGTGACACCCATGTTGTTAACGAGTGAAACAACAACTTCACCAGGAACAAGCACTGTGACACCCACATTGTTAACAAGCGAAACAACAACTTCACCAGGAACAAGCGCTGTGACAGCCACATTGTTAACGAGTGAAACAACAACTTCACCAGGAACAAGTGCTTGTGAGAAACAACAACCTCACGCTGTAACAGAGTTCGAAACAACAACTTCACCAGGAACAAGCGCTGTGACAGCCACATTGTTAACGAGTGAAACAACAACTTCACCAGGAACAAGCACTGTGCCAGCCACGTTGTTAACAAGCGAAACAACAACTTCACCAGGAACAAGCGCTGTGACACCCACATTGTTAACGAGTGAAACAACAACTTCACCAGGAACAAGTGCACTAACACCCACGTTGTTAACAAGTGAAACAACAACTTCACCAGTAACAAGCGCACTAACACCCACGTTGTTAACAAGCGAAACAACAACTTCACCAGGAACAAGCGCAGTGACACCCATGTCGTTAACGAGCGAAACAACAACTTCACCAGGAACAAGTGCACTGACACCCACGTTGTTAACAAGTGAAACAACAACTTCACCAGTAACAAGCGCACTAACACCCACGTTGATAACGAGCGAAACAACAACTTCACCAAACCCAAGCGGCAGTGATGTCGTTAACGAGCGAAACAACAACTTCCACCAGGAACAGTGCCACTGCAACAACGTTTGTTGAAACAATGAAACAACAACCCAACCAGTAACAAGCGCACTAACACCCACGTTGATAACGAGCGAAACAACAACTTCACCAGGAACAAGCGCAGTGACACCCATGTCGTTAACGAGTGAAACAACAACTTCACCAGGAACAAGTGCACTGACACCCACGTTGTTAACGAGTGAAACAACAACTTCACTAGAAACAAGTGCACTGACACCCACATCATTAACGAGTGAAACAACAACTTCACCAGGAACAAGCGCACTGACTATCACGTCGTTAACGAGTGAAACAACAACTTCACCAGGAACAAGTACACTGACACCCACGTTGTTAACGAGCGAAACAACAACTTCACCAGGAATAAGTGCATTGGAAGAAACCCACCCAACGTCAAATTAACCGAGCTGAACCAAAACAACGTCATTAACGA from Macrobrachium nipponense isolate FS-2020 chromosome 48, ASM1510439v2, whole genome shotgun sequence encodes:
- the LOC135204998 gene encoding mucin-2-like, translated to MVPSPRPFLPSPIQVPDALATLFHLSAKATTSIEPTNVTSTTGKIKTTRTTPVKTTTASSRTTTSGGTSKTTPRTTATSPTMTTLRSTTPTPATSSNETTETSAVRSTSTIDTNSSDAATSTVRSTPFLDTTSPTGSNNISSMSETARPSSPVTITPTLVSTLSFTTPTSPGTSTTLAPARFTNGTTTTLSEASVTSPATNTLSPASLVGGTTSPGTSTMTPTLLTSEATTSLGTRAVTPTSLMSKTTTLPGTSALSPTSLMSETTSPGTSAQTPSSLTTETTISPGTSTMTPTLLTSETPTSPGTSALTPMSLTSETTTSPGTSALTPTLLTSETTTSPVTSTLTPTSLTSERTTSPGTSAVTPTSLTSKTTTSSGTSALTPTLLTSETTTSPVTSALTPTSLTSQTTTSPGTSALTPMSLMSETTTSPGTSALTPTSLTSETTTSPGTSALTITLLKSETTTSPGTSTLTPTLLTSETTTSPGTSAVTPMLLTSETTTSPGTSTVTPTLLTSETTTSPGTSAVTATLLTSETTTSPGTSACEKQQPHAVTEFETTTSPGTSAVTATLLTSETTTSPGTSTVPATLLTSETTTSPGTSAVTPTLLTSETTTSPGTSALTPTLLTSETTTSPVTSALTPTLLTSETTTSPGTSAVTPMSLTSETTTSPGTSALTPTLLTSETTTSPVTSALTPTLITSETTTSPNPSGSDVVNERNNNFHQEQCHCNNVC